The Solanum lycopersicum chromosome 8, SLM_r2.1 DNA segment aaaattttattaattttttttaaatattaaatatattttttattttaaaataaattaattttttaaaataaaaagctattaaaattaaaagaatagaaaaaactaaaacataaaataacataaataaaatacgattataataaattttgatcaaaatttcgAGGGGAAAAAtccctttattttttatatcagtCCAGTAAACTATTGATAAAAAATACATTAGCTTGGCACATTAATTTAGGTTAAAGTATCAATACACTCATTTGCAATAATATGTTCTCATAGTAAACTACTTTATAATAATCTTCTTGGTATACAATCTCAtcaatttttacctttttagcTCAATTAATCAGTTTAGACTAATTATTGtttgaaaattaatattttcgtCTTTAGAAACTAGATAAAGTGtaatttaagttaaaatattttttacagaAGTGGAAAAACTATATTAATGTGccataaattaaaatgtataaaatattgaattctcTTAGTCATGTTTAATATATTCTCAAAgtattttctttcattaaataataataaaatgtcaCGTTCTTCCTTACTTAATTTACCATAAATCAGTAAATAATGGATGACTTATTATGTGTTATGTTCACACATGCTTAGATTTCCCATATTTATCGTATATCGCCGTTATTTTACGTTATATATTGACTCATTTACTATTTGTATTTGAGACAAAGTGTATTAAAACGTATTATTGGAAATGAGATATTAGAATGCAGAAGAAAGATGAAACTCTTATAAATTTTTGAACCTCATAAATCGTTTGttgattttgaaatttctgacaaattttttatttcacttgttAATTGCGTTTGAATTGTAGCACTGTTTGCTTGAGTCGTCCCATATTTTATTTGGAGACATTATCCTTTCTACAAATTTCCTATATTATTCGAGTTTTgttcttatttataattatttttttaaaagtctttattctttttaatataaatacatcTCTTTTTAATCTACTTCATAaagattaatatattttatatttaaaaattatttaattttaaaccttttattttagcaaatatataactttttggCCAGTCATTTGTCTATGACataacttttataaaaatgCCTTTATATGATTGAAGACGAATTTTCCACCACCTAATTTTGTACAAGGTAGTTAAcaattttctttcatatttagtAAACTTTGATATTTCTTACTTTCAAgtctctatttttcttttgatttttttgtacaCTTAACAAGTCACCATCTTTTAAACTTTATTGATTCGAGGGGCACTAATACAGATCATTAAATATTGACGAATAAGAATTCAGtaattttgattcaaatttttaatttaagatttCGATCGAATTCAATCacgatttttattatttatagagtGTTAAAATTCAATATGAATATCAAATGTGGATACTGAAAAAAGTCACTTATGTAAATCACAAAGCAATATAATGTTCATGTGTGCATAGCCTTTCGATTGTTGCTAAATAGAGGTCCTTAAACTTGCATGATTATctaaaaaagtttgaatttatgtACCATCCAAATTCTAAGTTCATTGTTCTTgactttgatttttctttttcgcTTTTGGCCGTGAAGTGATAAGTATTCTATTTCATTAATTCTTAATCAGATGTTTCGAGTTCGAGTCTCTTAAGTACatagttatttttgttaggAAACGTTTTATACTCAATATACAACTTTAAAGCGCGTATCTAAATTTAATCGAACTTCGTTCTGAtacgtaaaaaaaataaatatatatatatatacatattattcaaaagtaaaaaataaaatccaagCTTGAATAATAGACCCTAGCTACATtttctacaacttctagtagCCACACCTTGCACCCTCGATAGAATAATGTACTAGTCTACTCAAAACATTACATTACATTATCACAAactaaaatttcaaacaaattaGTTACTTACCAACTATATTGGTGCCCCATTTTTACCCTATAAATACCcttctaattattattactcCCTCATAAAAAATCACTCATCCCAATTTATTAGTAgtcacacaaaaaataaaaatatgaaaacttcaatttttattctcttttccctttttttcacCTATGCCAATGCAGCCACAATTTTAGTTCGTAACAATTGTCCCTACACCGTTTGGGCTGCCGGAGTCCCAGCCGGAGGCGGCAAACGCCTCGATCGTGGCCAAACGTGGACGATAAACGCCCCTCCGGGGACTAAACAAGCTCGAGTTTGGGGCCGTACCGGATGCAATTTCGATGCATCCGGTAAGGGAAAATGCCAAACTGGAGATTGTAATGGTCTTCTTGTATGTAAATCTTTTGGTGTACCACCAAATACATTAGCTGAATATGCCCTAAACCAATTTGCAAATAAAGATTTTTTCGATATTTCTCTTGTCGATGGATTTAATGTTCCTATGGAATTTAGTCCAACTTCCAATGGGTGCACCCGTGGCATAACGTGTAAAGCGGAAATTAATCAACAATGTCCTAATGAATTGAAAGCTCCCGGAGGATGTAACAACCCTTGTACTGTTTTTAAGACTGATCAATATTGTTGTAACTCTGGTAACTGTGGTCCGACTAAATTTTCGAGATTTTTTAAGGAGAGGTGTCCTGATGCATATAGTTACCCTAAGGATGATCAAACTAGTACTTTCACTTGCCCTGCTGGTACTAATTATAGGGTTGTATTCTGTCCTTAAATATCTATCTGCCTATCTATATATCCTtttgtattaataatttgaataaGGCTATGTTATTCTCCTTGCTAGGAGGATTAATTACTAAGTCAAGGaaaaatatgatgtttttat contains these protein-coding regions:
- the LOC101266146 gene encoding thaumatin-like protein, whose product is MKTSIFILFSLFFTYANAATILVRNNCPYTVWAAGVPAGGGKRLDRGQTWTINAPPGTKQARVWGRTGCNFDASGKGKCQTGDCNGLLVCKSFGVPPNTLAEYALNQFANKDFFDISLVDGFNVPMEFSPTSNGCTRGITCKAEINQQCPNELKAPGGCNNPCTVFKTDQYCCNSGNCGPTKFSRFFKERCPDAYSYPKDDQTSTFTCPAGTNYRVVFCP